Proteins from one Parvibaculum lavamentivorans DS-1 genomic window:
- a CDS encoding N,N-dimethylformamidase beta subunit family domain-containing protein, which translates to MDKWIWGYSDKLSARPGETVSFFLSATGGRCDVEIARLGAKREPLWRKEGIAVGRHAAPEEAHIHGCGWPEAFRLEVPAEWRSGYYDIRFTGADGASGHHMLCVRPAQQTEKAVIVLATNTYHAYNSWGGANTYVWLGGPPPAPVPADQGRHVVAARLSAERPFSRGIMQPAAEKHRLVSETRRGFRERVLPGEVVHEIEAGGQGWDCPAGFTDKWEHAFVTWAEGAGYALDYLTDYDLEAEPGVLDGYTAALFVGHSEYWSWGQRAEVERFVDEGGRAIILSGNTCYWQCRWEDGGKIFVAHKARAEDEDPLAAIPEKRHLTSGLWSSPWIGKPEAQLTGLSFLFGGYHRFGLCVARGIGGYTVWDEKHWALEGADLYWGDVFGDDCRLIGYENDGCALTFGEDGLPKPVARLGVPAHLEIIATAPVTLGEPESEFAGLVPPEAWGPLTRAFAGYDAPENRARMMRGHAVLATFRRGKGEVFNSGTTEWAYGLQAGNPFVDRITRNVLERFLSR; encoded by the coding sequence GTGGACAAGTGGATCTGGGGCTATTCCGACAAGTTGAGCGCGCGGCCGGGCGAGACGGTGAGCTTCTTCCTGTCGGCGACGGGCGGCAGGTGCGATGTCGAAATTGCGCGGCTGGGCGCGAAGCGGGAACCCTTGTGGCGCAAGGAGGGCATTGCCGTGGGGCGGCACGCGGCGCCGGAGGAAGCGCATATCCATGGCTGCGGCTGGCCGGAGGCATTCCGGCTTGAGGTGCCGGCCGAGTGGCGCTCCGGCTATTACGATATCCGCTTCACGGGCGCGGACGGGGCGAGTGGGCATCACATGCTTTGCGTGCGGCCGGCGCAGCAGACCGAGAAGGCCGTCATCGTTCTCGCGACCAATACCTATCACGCCTATAATTCCTGGGGCGGGGCCAACACCTATGTCTGGCTCGGCGGGCCCCCGCCCGCGCCTGTTCCCGCCGATCAAGGACGCCATGTCGTGGCGGCGCGGCTTTCGGCGGAGCGGCCTTTCTCGCGCGGCATCATGCAGCCGGCGGCGGAGAAGCACCGGCTGGTGAGCGAGACGCGGCGCGGCTTTCGCGAGCGCGTGCTGCCGGGCGAGGTCGTTCACGAGATCGAGGCGGGCGGCCAGGGATGGGACTGCCCGGCGGGCTTTACCGACAAGTGGGAACATGCCTTCGTTACCTGGGCGGAGGGCGCGGGATATGCGCTCGACTATCTCACCGATTACGACCTTGAAGCGGAGCCGGGCGTGCTGGACGGCTACACGGCGGCGCTTTTCGTGGGGCACAGCGAATATTGGAGCTGGGGGCAGCGAGCGGAAGTGGAACGCTTCGTCGACGAGGGCGGGCGCGCGATCATTCTCTCGGGCAATACCTGCTACTGGCAGTGCCGTTGGGAAGATGGCGGCAAGATCTTCGTTGCGCACAAGGCGCGGGCGGAGGACGAGGACCCGCTGGCGGCGATACCGGAGAAGCGGCATCTCACATCAGGGCTCTGGTCGAGCCCGTGGATCGGCAAGCCGGAGGCGCAACTGACGGGGCTGTCGTTTCTCTTCGGCGGCTATCACCGCTTCGGACTGTGCGTGGCGCGCGGGATCGGCGGCTATACGGTGTGGGACGAGAAGCACTGGGCGCTGGAGGGCGCGGACCTCTATTGGGGCGATGTGTTCGGCGACGATTGCCGGCTGATCGGCTACGAGAATGACGGCTGCGCTCTCACCTTCGGCGAGGACGGATTGCCGAAGCCGGTGGCGCGGCTCGGCGTGCCCGCTCATCTGGAAATCATCGCGACGGCACCTGTGACGCTGGGCGAACCGGAATCGGAATTCGCCGGGCTGGTGCCACCGGAAGCGTGGGGACCGCTGACGCGGGCCTTTGCCGGATATGACGCGCCGGAGAACCGCGCGCGGATGATGCGCGGCCATGCGGTGCTCGCGACGTTCAGGCGCGGCAAGGGCGAGGTGTTCAACTCGGGCACGACCGAATGGGCCTATGGGCTGCAGGCGGGCAATCCCTTCGTCGACAGGATCACGCGGAACGTGCTGGAGCGGTTTCTCAGCCGTTGA
- a CDS encoding DUF1214 domain-containing protein, whose translation MKPVLYWGGILAAGLLLGLVSVVVGLRVGNPAITLSSGPWTTTLSAGSADADMYTRARVALFGLLALNKEETMYYRTATDSAGEPLSGDCIYVLEGGDLAAHWWAITAYGLDGFLLPNEPGIYSFSKTTVKRDAAGRYTVRASAEPQAGNWIPLRAGEPFDLTARLYNPEPSVYSAPQSAALPTIVRESCQ comes from the coding sequence ATGAAACCCGTTTTGTATTGGGGCGGCATTCTCGCCGCCGGGCTGCTGCTGGGTCTCGTATCGGTGGTCGTGGGCTTGAGGGTCGGCAATCCCGCCATCACCCTCAGCTCCGGCCCCTGGACCACCACACTCTCCGCTGGCAGCGCGGATGCGGACATGTATACCCGCGCCCGCGTCGCGCTTTTCGGTCTTCTCGCTCTCAACAAGGAGGAGACGATGTATTACCGCACCGCCACCGACAGCGCAGGTGAGCCGCTCTCGGGCGATTGCATCTATGTGCTGGAGGGCGGCGATCTCGCCGCGCATTGGTGGGCGATCACTGCCTATGGGCTTGATGGCTTCCTGCTGCCGAACGAGCCCGGCATCTATTCCTTCTCGAAGACAACGGTGAAGCGCGATGCCGCCGGCCGTTACACCGTCCGCGCTTCCGCCGAGCCGCAGGCGGGCAACTGGATTCCGCTGCGGGCGGGGGAGCCGTTCGATCTCACGGCCCGCCTCTACAATCCAGAACCCTCCGTCTATTCGGCGCCGCAATCCGCGGCCCTGCCCACCATCGTCAGGGAGAGCTGCCAATGA
- a CDS encoding MaoC family dehydratase has product MRVFDTVADYVAEKGKEIGVSDWVTIDQDRVNLFADATGDHQWIHIDPERTKKELGMGTIAHGYLTLSLLPYLMGQISGVKSATRGINYGSNSVRFTNMVPVGSRVRCRVTLKDASPKAGGTQIINEVTMEIEGNDRPAMVAETISLIFE; this is encoded by the coding sequence ATGCGCGTTTTCGATACGGTTGCCGACTATGTCGCGGAAAAAGGCAAGGAGATCGGCGTCAGCGATTGGGTCACGATCGACCAGGATCGCGTGAACCTCTTCGCCGATGCGACGGGCGACCACCAGTGGATCCATATCGACCCCGAGCGCACCAAGAAAGAGCTCGGCATGGGCACGATCGCGCATGGCTACCTCACGCTGTCGCTGCTGCCTTACCTGATGGGCCAGATCAGCGGCGTGAAGAGCGCGACGCGCGGCATCAATTACGGCTCGAACTCGGTGCGCTTCACCAACATGGTGCCGGTGGGCAGCCGCGTGCGCTGCCGCGTGACGCTGAAGGATGCAAGCCCGAAGGCGGGCGGCACGCAGATCATCAATGAAGTGACCATGGAAATCGAAGGCAATGACCGGCCTGCGATGGTGGCCGAGACGATCAGCCTGATTTTCGAATAA
- the msrB gene encoding peptide-methionine (R)-S-oxide reductase MsrB: MADTKQKLDKADDEWRSKLTPEQYAVTRQAGTERAFTGPWVNEHRDGTYKCICCGEELFRSDTKYESGSGWPSFYAPIQPGAVEEHNDDSHNMRRTEVVCAKCDAHLGHVFPDGPQPTGLRYCMNGTALDFKPDDTPEK, from the coding sequence ATGGCCGATACGAAGCAGAAGCTGGACAAGGCGGATGACGAGTGGCGCTCGAAGCTGACGCCGGAGCAATATGCGGTGACGCGGCAGGCGGGGACCGAGCGGGCCTTTACGGGGCCGTGGGTCAACGAGCATCGCGACGGCACCTACAAGTGCATCTGCTGCGGCGAGGAGCTGTTCCGGTCGGACACGAAATATGAGAGCGGTTCCGGCTGGCCGAGCTTCTATGCTCCGATCCAACCCGGCGCAGTCGAAGAGCATAATGACGACAGCCACAATATGCGGCGGACGGAAGTGGTCTGCGCGAAATGCGATGCGCATCTCGGGCATGTGTTTCCAGACGGACCGCAGCCGACGGGACTGCGTTACTGCATGAACGGCACGGCGCTCGACTTCAAACCCGACGATACGCCGGAGAAGTGA
- a CDS encoding cation:proton antiporter has protein sequence MNENPALAAALIVTLGAAAQWFSWWMKLPAILLLLVIGLLIGPGFQLFSPDAMFGDLLFPFVSLGVAVILFEGSLTLKFEEIRGHGRIVTRLVTIGAATTIVVAALGAWALDLLTWQVALLFGALVSVTGPTVIIPILRSIGLTRNSANILRWEGIIIDPLGALAAVVIFQFISIGTADPGNLLLVLEIFATGSALGAASGYAFGWLLRRHMLPDYLHNVMALALVLAVFVAANEIAHEAGLLAVTVMGIVLANMRDIDVEDILDFKESLTILLTSILFIVLAARLPLEAFTANWTAVAILMGIILFIGRPLSVFLSTAGTSLPWRERAIISWIAPRGIVAAAVSGLFAIQMTQAGIEGAQTLVSLTFTVIVTTVLLQSLTARPLARLLGVADPEPRGVLVVGGNPVALAIATSLQRLDYDVILADTSWEQTRMARMAGIRTFFGNAVSDNADRRLDLIGIGQLLALSSRAPFNTLVCLRYAREFGSGSVFRIRVADQAENVAAIEGRLLFKEDATLEHLSKLIADGYQVKVTKLTDEFGFKDLMLQYEGEGIPLYAISRDGVLYPFAEDRTFRAGPGWQVASLVKSEASEGEQRPASAADKAKSHLQKDAPKRLPQ, from the coding sequence ATGAACGAAAATCCGGCGCTTGCTGCTGCCCTCATCGTGACGCTCGGCGCCGCGGCGCAGTGGTTTTCGTGGTGGATGAAACTTCCGGCGATCCTGCTCCTTCTGGTCATCGGACTTCTGATCGGGCCGGGCTTCCAGCTCTTCAGCCCCGATGCGATGTTTGGCGACCTCCTCTTTCCTTTTGTTTCACTTGGCGTGGCCGTCATCCTTTTCGAAGGTAGCCTGACACTCAAGTTCGAGGAGATACGCGGGCACGGCAGGATCGTGACGCGGCTCGTCACCATTGGAGCGGCAACCACAATCGTCGTTGCGGCGCTTGGTGCCTGGGCCCTCGATCTTCTGACCTGGCAGGTGGCCTTGCTGTTCGGCGCACTCGTTTCCGTCACCGGGCCAACCGTCATCATTCCGATTTTGCGTTCGATCGGCCTTACGCGCAATTCCGCCAATATCCTTCGGTGGGAAGGGATCATCATCGATCCGCTCGGCGCGCTGGCGGCGGTGGTCATCTTTCAGTTCATTTCCATCGGGACGGCCGATCCGGGCAATCTCCTTCTTGTGCTGGAAATATTCGCGACGGGCTCCGCGCTCGGAGCTGCCTCAGGCTATGCGTTTGGCTGGCTTCTCCGGCGGCACATGTTGCCTGATTACCTGCACAACGTCATGGCACTTGCGCTTGTGCTGGCCGTCTTTGTGGCGGCAAACGAAATCGCGCATGAGGCCGGTCTGCTCGCCGTCACCGTGATGGGTATCGTTCTCGCCAATATGCGCGACATCGACGTCGAAGACATTCTGGATTTCAAGGAGAGCCTCACCATTCTCCTGACTTCCATACTTTTCATCGTGCTGGCCGCGCGGCTGCCACTCGAAGCATTCACGGCAAACTGGACAGCCGTTGCCATATTGATGGGCATCATTCTTTTCATAGGGCGACCGCTCTCGGTGTTTCTCTCGACTGCAGGAACCAGTCTGCCGTGGCGCGAGCGGGCGATCATTTCGTGGATCGCGCCACGCGGTATCGTTGCGGCGGCGGTTTCCGGCCTGTTCGCAATCCAGATGACGCAAGCCGGGATCGAAGGCGCGCAGACACTCGTGTCTCTCACTTTCACGGTCATCGTAACAACGGTGCTGCTGCAAAGCCTGACCGCGAGGCCGCTCGCGCGGCTTCTCGGCGTTGCCGATCCGGAGCCGCGTGGCGTTCTTGTCGTGGGCGGCAATCCCGTTGCGCTTGCCATTGCGACGAGCCTTCAGAGACTCGATTACGATGTGATCCTCGCCGACACATCATGGGAGCAGACGCGCATGGCGCGCATGGCTGGCATCCGCACTTTCTTTGGCAACGCAGTGTCGGACAATGCGGACCGGCGCCTCGACCTTATCGGCATCGGCCAACTGCTTGCACTTTCGTCGCGGGCGCCCTTCAACACGCTCGTCTGCCTGCGCTATGCACGGGAATTCGGTTCGGGTTCGGTCTTTCGCATTCGCGTTGCCGATCAGGCGGAGAACGTCGCCGCCATCGAGGGACGCCTTCTCTTCAAGGAAGACGCGACGCTCGAACATCTGTCGAAGCTCATCGCAGACGGATACCAGGTCAAGGTGACAAAGCTTACGGACGAATTCGGCTTCAAGGATCTGATGCTGCAGTATGAGGGAGAAGGCATTCCGCTTTACGCGATTTCGCGCGACGGCGTGCTTTATCCGTTTGCAGAAGACCGAACGTTTCGTGCGGGGCCGGGGTGGCAGGTGGCGAGCCTCGTGAAGAGCGAAGCTTCGGAAGGCGAACAGCGCCCGGCATCGGCTGCCGACAAGGCAAAATCTCACCTTCAGAAGGACGCGCCGAAGCGTCTTCCTCAATAA
- a CDS encoding AMP-binding protein, whose translation MHPSIHAQTMPDKPAYIMAATGETVTFKELDERSNQVAHLFRDAGLKPGDAIAIFMDNNVRYYEICWAAQRAGLYFTCISSRLTAGEIAYIAEDCGAKLFFTSTALAATAEELVKDNHLPKVARKFVVGGALNGYESYEAARDKFPKTRIADETAGTDMLYSSGTTGRPKGVKHPLTGGAIDEVSALAGLAMLLYGMDEKTIYLSPAPLYHAAPLRWSMTVQRLGGTVVVMEHFDAEDSLRCIEKYKATHSQWVPTMFVRMLKMPEDVRKKYDVSSMKVAIHAAAPCPIPVKEQMIEWWGPVIYEYYAGSEGNGFTALNSEEWLAHKGSVGKPLNAIAHICDDEGNELPVGEAGTIYFESDSQFEYHNDPKKTQESRHPNHPTWSTLGDIGKVDEEGYLYLTDRKAFMIISGGVNIYPQEAENILVMHPKVADVAVIGVPNEDFGEEVKAIVQPADWSEAGPALEAELMEFCKKNLSAIKCPRSIDFQEELPRHPTGKLYKRLIRDRYWGNRDSKIV comes from the coding sequence ATGCATCCTTCTATCCACGCGCAGACCATGCCGGACAAGCCTGCCTATATCATGGCGGCGACCGGCGAGACCGTGACCTTCAAAGAGCTGGACGAACGCTCCAACCAGGTGGCGCATCTGTTCCGGGACGCAGGGCTGAAGCCGGGCGACGCCATTGCGATCTTCATGGACAACAATGTCCGCTATTATGAAATCTGCTGGGCGGCGCAGCGCGCGGGGCTCTATTTCACCTGCATCTCGTCGCGGCTGACGGCGGGCGAGATTGCCTATATCGCGGAAGATTGCGGGGCGAAGCTTTTCTTCACATCGACGGCGCTTGCCGCGACGGCGGAAGAACTGGTGAAAGACAACCACCTGCCGAAGGTCGCCCGCAAATTCGTCGTGGGCGGCGCGCTCAACGGCTATGAAAGCTATGAGGCAGCGCGGGACAAATTCCCGAAGACGCGGATCGCCGATGAAACGGCGGGCACCGACATGCTCTATTCGTCCGGCACCACGGGACGGCCGAAAGGCGTCAAGCATCCGCTGACGGGCGGCGCCATCGACGAGGTGAGCGCGCTGGCGGGCCTTGCGATGCTGCTCTATGGCATGGACGAGAAGACGATCTATCTTTCGCCCGCGCCGCTCTATCACGCCGCGCCGCTCCGCTGGTCGATGACGGTGCAGCGCCTCGGCGGCACGGTGGTCGTGATGGAACATTTCGACGCCGAAGACAGCCTGCGCTGCATCGAGAAATACAAGGCGACGCACAGCCAGTGGGTGCCGACGATGTTTGTGCGGATGCTGAAGATGCCGGAAGACGTGCGCAAGAAATACGACGTCTCGTCGATGAAGGTCGCGATCCACGCCGCCGCGCCCTGCCCCATCCCCGTGAAGGAGCAGATGATCGAATGGTGGGGGCCCGTTATCTATGAATATTACGCGGGCTCGGAAGGCAACGGCTTCACGGCGCTGAACTCGGAAGAGTGGCTGGCGCACAAGGGCTCCGTCGGCAAGCCGCTCAACGCCATTGCGCATATTTGCGACGATGAAGGCAATGAACTGCCGGTCGGCGAAGCGGGCACGATCTATTTCGAGAGCGACAGCCAGTTCGAATATCACAACGACCCGAAGAAGACGCAGGAGTCGCGGCATCCGAACCATCCGACATGGTCGACGCTCGGCGATATCGGCAAGGTGGACGAGGAAGGCTATCTCTACCTCACCGACCGCAAGGCCTTCATGATCATTTCGGGCGGCGTGAACATCTATCCGCAGGAAGCAGAGAACATTCTCGTCATGCATCCGAAGGTTGCGGACGTCGCGGTGATCGGCGTGCCGAACGAGGATTTCGGCGAGGAGGTGAAGGCGATCGTGCAGCCGGCCGACTGGTCGGAAGCAGGCCCGGCGCTCGAGGCGGAGCTGATGGAGTTCTGCAAGAAGAACCTGTCGGCGATCAAATGCCCGCGCTCGATCGACTTCCAGGAGGAGCTGCCGCGGCATCCGACGGGCAAGCTCTACAAGCGGCTCATCCGCGACCGCTACTGGGGCAACCGGGACAGCAAGATCGTTTGA
- a CDS encoding DUF1254 domain-containing protein encodes MKRVLVFAGATLLVAAIVHVAVVWSIPRVVMSRVFEGVGGAGAVNNFLSPPPATSASRTIVRPSADLAYSVCILDLSAGPVLLEVPATAPYTSLALYSATTDNYFVRNNREGEGVGEGEPIGLVLTGPGEAPPANLPEGYAAVASPTSKSLALVRRVIENDAALPRLDEIRARSVCTPLNG; translated from the coding sequence ATGAAGCGCGTTCTCGTATTCGCCGGCGCCACGCTGTTGGTCGCCGCCATCGTCCATGTCGCCGTGGTCTGGTCCATTCCGCGCGTCGTGATGTCGAGGGTCTTCGAGGGCGTTGGCGGTGCCGGCGCGGTGAACAACTTCCTCTCGCCGCCTCCCGCCACCTCCGCCTCCCGCACCATCGTCCGGCCGAGCGCCGACCTCGCTTATTCGGTCTGCATTCTCGATCTCTCGGCGGGGCCCGTCCTGCTGGAGGTGCCCGCCACCGCGCCCTACACCTCGCTCGCGCTCTACTCCGCCACGACCGACAATTATTTCGTCCGCAACAACCGCGAAGGCGAGGGGGTGGGCGAGGGCGAGCCGATCGGCCTCGTCCTCACCGGCCCCGGTGAAGCGCCGCCCGCGAACCTGCCGGAGGGATATGCCGCTGTCGCTTCGCCGACCTCGAAAAGCCTCGCACTCGTGCGCCGCGTCATCGAGAACGATGCCGCCCTGCCGAGGCTCGACGAGATCCGCGCGCGTTCCGTCTGCACGCCCCTCAACGGCTGA
- a CDS encoding S9 family peptidase produces the protein MKLTPPAVAPLAPKRPQTDVHHGISRTDDYAWLRDENWREVMRDPAVLDTDIRAYLDAENAYTEAALKPVAELRETLFKEMKGRIKEDDSSVPSPDGAFAYYTRFVEGAQHPLFCRRPREAEAGEEILLDANKEAEGEAYFKIGDVDHAPTHKLIAWSADRKGSEYFTVRLRDAATGKDLADEVPDTSPGIAWDAAGTSFLYTQVDDEHRPLKVFRHVVGTAASEDTLVYEEEDEGFFVGVGKTQSGKWLVISSHDHQTSECRLIPADAPETAPLLVAPREEAVEYDIEHDEPRERFLILTNADGAEDFKIVEAPEAAPGRENWRDFVPHRPGTLVLHHVAYRGHHVRLERRDGLPRIAVRRLADGAEHEIGFDEEAYDLNMGAGYEYDTTRLRFSYSSMTTPAEVYDYDVETRERTFRKRQEVPSGHNPADYETRRIFARASDGEMVPISLVHRKGLSLDGSAPCLLYGYGSYGISIPASFSTTCLSLVDRGFVYAIAHIRGGKEKGYRWYTDGKLNKKRNTFTDFIAAGEHLAKEGFTSRGNIVAHGGSAGGMLMGAVSNMAPDLFKGILAEVPFVDVLATILDASLPLTPPEWNEWGNPIESKEAYEYMASYSPYDNVKPQAYPHLFALGGLTDPRVTYWEPAKWVAKLRELKTGDAVTLLHINMEAGHGGASGRFERLKEVARVYAFALAVTERA, from the coding sequence ATGAAACTCACACCTCCCGCCGTTGCGCCCCTGGCCCCGAAGCGGCCGCAGACGGATGTGCATCACGGCATTTCGCGGACCGACGATTATGCGTGGCTGCGCGACGAGAACTGGCGCGAGGTGATGCGCGATCCGGCGGTTCTCGATACCGACATCCGCGCCTATCTCGACGCCGAGAACGCCTATACGGAAGCGGCGCTCAAACCTGTCGCCGAATTGCGCGAGACACTCTTCAAGGAGATGAAGGGGCGGATCAAGGAGGATGACAGCTCCGTGCCGTCGCCCGACGGCGCTTTTGCCTATTACACGCGCTTTGTCGAAGGGGCGCAGCATCCGCTTTTCTGCCGCAGGCCGCGAGAGGCGGAAGCGGGCGAGGAAATATTGCTTGACGCGAACAAGGAAGCGGAGGGCGAGGCCTATTTCAAGATCGGCGATGTGGACCATGCGCCGACGCACAAGCTGATCGCATGGTCGGCGGACCGCAAGGGCTCGGAATATTTCACGGTGCGGCTGCGCGACGCCGCGACGGGGAAGGACCTCGCCGACGAGGTGCCGGACACTTCGCCCGGCATCGCATGGGACGCGGCGGGCACGAGCTTTCTCTATACGCAGGTGGATGACGAACACCGGCCGCTGAAAGTGTTCCGCCATGTCGTCGGCACGGCGGCGAGCGAAGACACACTCGTCTATGAAGAAGAGGACGAAGGCTTTTTCGTCGGCGTGGGGAAGACGCAGAGCGGCAAGTGGCTCGTCATTTCAAGCCATGACCACCAGACCAGCGAATGCAGGCTGATCCCCGCCGATGCGCCGGAGACTGCGCCGCTGCTCGTTGCGCCGCGCGAGGAGGCTGTCGAATACGATATCGAGCATGACGAACCGCGAGAACGCTTCCTCATTCTCACGAATGCGGACGGGGCGGAGGACTTCAAGATCGTTGAGGCGCCCGAGGCGGCGCCCGGACGCGAGAACTGGCGCGACTTCGTGCCCCACCGGCCGGGGACGCTGGTGCTGCATCATGTGGCCTATCGCGGGCATCATGTGCGGCTCGAACGGCGGGACGGGCTGCCGCGCATTGCGGTGCGGCGGCTTGCGGACGGCGCGGAACATGAGATCGGCTTCGACGAGGAAGCCTATGATCTCAACATGGGCGCGGGCTACGAATACGACACGACGCGGCTGCGCTTTTCCTACAGCTCGATGACGACGCCCGCGGAAGTCTATGATTATGACGTCGAGACGCGGGAGCGGACATTCCGCAAGCGGCAGGAAGTGCCCTCGGGCCACAACCCGGCCGACTACGAGACAAGGCGGATTTTCGCGCGCGCCTCGGACGGCGAGATGGTGCCGATTTCGCTCGTCCACCGAAAGGGGCTGAGCCTCGACGGGAGCGCGCCCTGCCTGCTTTACGGCTATGGCTCTTACGGGATCAGCATTCCGGCATCGTTTTCCACGACCTGCCTTTCGCTGGTCGATCGCGGCTTCGTCTATGCGATCGCGCATATTCGCGGCGGCAAGGAGAAGGGCTATCGCTGGTATACGGACGGGAAGCTCAACAAGAAGCGCAACACCTTCACCGATTTCATCGCGGCGGGCGAGCACCTGGCGAAGGAAGGCTTCACGTCGCGCGGCAACATCGTGGCGCATGGCGGCAGCGCGGGCGGGATGCTGATGGGGGCGGTTTCCAACATGGCGCCCGATCTCTTCAAGGGCATTCTGGCGGAAGTGCCGTTTGTCGATGTGCTGGCGACGATCCTCGATGCGTCGCTGCCGCTGACGCCGCCGGAATGGAACGAATGGGGCAACCCGATCGAGAGCAAGGAAGCCTACGAGTACATGGCTTCCTACAGCCCTTACGACAATGTGAAGCCCCAAGCCTATCCGCATCTCTTCGCGCTTGGCGGGCTCACCGATCCGCGCGTGACCTATTGGGAGCCGGCGAAGTGGGTGGCGAAGCTGCGGGAGCTCAAGACCGGCGATGCGGTGACGCTGCTTCACATCAACATGGAGGCCGGACATGGCGGCGCTTCCGGCCGCTTCGAGCGGCTGAAGGAAGTGGCGCGGGTCTATGCCTTTGCGCTGGCGGTGACGGAACGCGCGTGA
- a CDS encoding crotonase/enoyl-CoA hydratase family protein yields the protein MAYETIKYEVADNILTLTLHRPDKLNAFTGQMMFEMIDAFDKADADDDVRAIIVTGEGRAFCAGADLSAGAKTFDYAEREDRPEKSGTPVKPNGEIDWSHESVRDGGGRLTLRIFESLKPVIGAINGPAVGVGVTMQLPMDIRLASENAKFGFVFARRGIVPEACSSWFLPRVVGISQALEWTYSGRVFGAEEALKGGLVRSLHKPEDLLPAARELAREIVDNTAQVSVALTRQMLWRMLGADHPMEAHKIDSRAIYARGASADAKEGVMSFLEKRPATYPCTVSKDMPSFFPWWEERKYE from the coding sequence ATGGCCTACGAGACGATCAAATACGAGGTGGCGGACAACATCCTCACCCTGACGCTGCACCGCCCGGACAAGCTCAACGCCTTTACCGGCCAGATGATGTTCGAGATGATCGACGCCTTCGACAAGGCCGATGCGGATGACGACGTCCGCGCCATCATCGTGACGGGCGAGGGCCGCGCCTTCTGCGCCGGTGCCGACCTCTCCGCCGGCGCCAAGACTTTCGACTATGCCGAGCGCGAGGACCGTCCCGAAAAATCCGGCACCCCCGTCAAACCCAATGGCGAAATCGACTGGTCCCATGAAAGCGTGCGCGACGGCGGTGGCCGGCTCACGCTGCGCATCTTCGAAAGCCTGAAGCCCGTCATCGGCGCCATCAACGGTCCCGCCGTCGGCGTCGGCGTCACAATGCAGTTGCCGATGGACATCCGCCTCGCCTCCGAGAATGCGAAGTTCGGATTCGTCTTCGCCCGCCGCGGTATCGTCCCGGAAGCCTGCTCGAGCTGGTTCCTCCCCCGCGTCGTCGGCATCAGCCAGGCTTTGGAGTGGACCTATTCAGGCCGCGTCTTCGGCGCCGAGGAAGCATTGAAGGGCGGCCTCGTCCGTTCGCTCCACAAACCCGAAGACCTCCTCCCCGCCGCCCGCGAGCTCGCGAGAGAAATCGTCGATAACACCGCCCAGGTTTCCGTCGCACTCACCCGCCAGATGCTCTGGCGCATGCTCGGTGCCGACCATCCGATGGAAGCCCACAAGATCGACAGCCGCGCCATCTATGCGCGCGGCGCGAGCGCCGATGCGAAGGAGGGTGTCATGTCCTTCCTCGAGAAGCGTCCCGCGACTTATCCCTGCACCGTCTCGAAAGATATGCCCTCCTTCTTCCCGTGGTGGGAAGAACGCAAATACGAATAG
- a CDS encoding OmpA family protein: MTMRGLAMAGLLALGAVAFGGAAAAQTSEVHMQGHQCRNLGKSNKLFDKNYYIYFETNSSRIDPKYDKEFARIVKLAKGQNAQQICVFGKASKIGNQQGNINLSNKRAQNVAAALEAQGWPRSKMVTLAEGEAWGWLEETLTWDSKEDRRVRIRLSR, translated from the coding sequence ATGACGATGCGCGGATTGGCGATGGCGGGGCTTCTGGCGCTGGGGGCGGTGGCCTTTGGCGGCGCGGCGGCGGCGCAGACCTCCGAAGTGCATATGCAGGGGCATCAGTGCCGGAATCTCGGCAAATCGAACAAGCTCTTCGACAAGAACTACTACATTTACTTCGAGACCAATTCGAGCCGCATCGATCCAAAATACGACAAGGAATTCGCGCGCATCGTGAAGCTCGCCAAGGGGCAGAACGCGCAGCAGATCTGCGTGTTCGGCAAGGCGAGCAAGATCGGCAATCAGCAGGGCAATATCAACCTGTCCAACAAACGCGCGCAGAACGTGGCGGCGGCGCTGGAGGCGCAGGGCTGGCCGCGTTCGAAAATGGTGACGCTGGCGGAGGGCGAGGCCTGGGGCTGGCTGGAGGAGACGCTGACCTGGGATTCGAAGGAAGACCGCCGCGTCCGCATCCGGCTTTCGCGCTAG